A window from Cryobacterium sp. PAMC25264 encodes these proteins:
- a CDS encoding peptidylprolyl isomerase, translating to MAPSSKQDREAREARGRVRAYQARQTVHTLQGKRRVRDNVLAGGILVVVLAVLVGAQLFYSGGGPGTPAPSASSTADPTPTASATPGANSGDVPSSDLAEGRTWSGTLTLNGIPLDVELDGALAPQAVSSTISLANSGFYDGLSCHRLTTGDGFSVLQCGDPNGDGTGGPGYTYGPVENAPADNLYPAGTIAMARSTDGYSMGSQFFIVYGDTTIPANEAGGYSVIGKVTNGLDQVVSDIAGAGVADGSTDGAPVVPTTITSFTVQ from the coding sequence GTGGCACCGAGCAGTAAACAGGATCGCGAAGCCCGCGAGGCACGTGGCCGTGTTCGCGCCTATCAGGCCAGGCAGACCGTGCATACGCTGCAGGGCAAGCGCCGGGTGCGCGACAACGTTCTGGCCGGAGGCATCCTGGTCGTCGTGCTGGCCGTGCTCGTGGGCGCCCAGCTGTTTTACTCCGGCGGTGGCCCGGGTACTCCGGCGCCCTCGGCCTCGTCCACGGCAGACCCCACCCCCACCGCCTCCGCGACTCCGGGCGCCAACTCCGGAGACGTCCCCTCCAGCGATCTGGCCGAGGGACGCACCTGGAGCGGCACCCTCACGCTCAACGGCATCCCCCTGGACGTCGAGCTTGACGGCGCCCTGGCCCCGCAGGCGGTATCGTCCACCATCAGCCTGGCGAACTCCGGCTTCTACGACGGACTCAGCTGCCACCGGCTCACCACGGGTGACGGCTTCTCAGTGCTGCAGTGCGGCGACCCGAACGGCGACGGTACGGGCGGCCCCGGTTACACCTACGGTCCCGTCGAGAACGCTCCCGCCGACAACCTCTACCCGGCCGGCACGATCGCGATGGCCAGGTCCACGGACGGGTACAGCATGGGCAGCCAGTTCTTCATCGTCTACGGCGACACGACGATTCCGGCCAACGAAGCCGGCGGTTACAGCGTGATCGGGAAGGTCACCAACGGTCTCGATCAGGTCGTCAGCGACATCGCCGGCGCCGGCGTGGCCGACGGCTCCACCGATGGTGCTCCAGTGGTGCCCACCACGATCACCTCGTTCACGGTGCAGTAA
- a CDS encoding DUF349 domain-containing protein, producing MTTTDQQPWGRVDETGTVYVREADGERAVGQYPDATPEEALAYFERKYVELNGQVTLLEQRAKGGAPAADIAKSVANLSKSVATANAVGNLAALAERLGALGGTVSELTEQQGVEAKAAGAAALAERAAIVEEAERLAAEDPAKTQWKQTSAALDALFAKWQAHQHDAPRIPKGEANELWKRFRAARTTIEQNRKAFFAELDSAHKDVRNRKQQLIEKAEALAPQGADGIPAYRNLLEDWKAAGRSGKKQDDAMWAKFKAAGDVLYSVKSEIDAADNEEFSANLVVKLELLTEAETLLTETDRVKARELLSSIQRRWDAAGKVPRDQVKPVEERMRKVEAAVRKLDDDHWKRNNPETKARAEGLAGQLHDAIAKLEAELAAAQETKDARKIKDATEALETRKAWLKAIGQ from the coding sequence TTGACTACGACAGATCAGCAACCATGGGGTCGCGTAGACGAAACCGGCACGGTTTACGTGCGCGAAGCCGACGGCGAGCGTGCCGTCGGGCAGTACCCCGACGCGACGCCGGAAGAGGCGCTCGCCTACTTCGAGCGCAAGTATGTGGAGTTGAACGGCCAGGTCACCCTGCTCGAACAGCGTGCGAAGGGCGGCGCCCCCGCCGCGGACATCGCCAAGTCGGTGGCCAACCTGTCGAAGTCGGTCGCGACGGCCAACGCCGTCGGCAACCTCGCGGCCCTCGCCGAGCGTCTCGGCGCTCTCGGCGGAACCGTCAGTGAGCTCACCGAGCAGCAGGGTGTGGAGGCCAAGGCCGCCGGAGCCGCAGCCCTGGCAGAGCGGGCCGCCATCGTCGAAGAGGCCGAACGCCTCGCCGCCGAGGACCCCGCCAAGACCCAGTGGAAGCAGACCAGCGCCGCCCTCGACGCTCTCTTCGCCAAGTGGCAGGCACACCAGCACGATGCTCCACGGATCCCCAAGGGCGAGGCCAATGAGCTGTGGAAGCGGTTCCGTGCCGCGCGCACGACCATCGAGCAGAACCGCAAGGCTTTCTTCGCCGAACTGGACAGCGCCCACAAGGACGTCCGCAACCGCAAGCAGCAGCTTATCGAGAAGGCCGAGGCCCTTGCTCCTCAGGGTGCAGACGGCATTCCCGCCTACCGCAACCTGCTCGAGGACTGGAAGGCCGCCGGTCGCTCAGGCAAGAAGCAGGACGACGCCATGTGGGCGAAGTTCAAGGCGGCCGGAGACGTGCTCTACTCCGTGAAGAGCGAGATCGACGCCGCCGACAACGAGGAGTTCTCCGCGAACCTGGTCGTCAAGCTCGAACTGCTCACCGAGGCGGAAACCCTGCTCACCGAGACCGACCGGGTCAAGGCCCGTGAGCTGCTCAGCTCCATCCAGCGACGCTGGGACGCAGCAGGCAAGGTGCCCCGCGACCAGGTCAAGCCCGTCGAAGAGCGCATGCGCAAGGTCGAAGCCGCCGTGCGCAAGCTCGACGACGACCACTGGAAGCGCAACAACCCCGAGACCAAGGCCCGCGCCGAGGGCCTGGCCGGTCAGCTGCACGACGCGATCGCCAAGCTCGAGGCCGAACTGGCCGCCGCACAGGAGACCAAGGACGCCCGCAAGATCAAGGACGCCACCGAGGCGCTCGAGACCCGCAAGG